The genomic DNA TGTCAATACCTGTTTCTGGGTTTATCACATGGGATAGTCTCTCAAAAACCTTCTCAAGTGTTGTTGGAGTTTTTTCCTTTAAAAGACCGTTTTTTTCGTAGTAAAGTTCAACTGCAGAATGTAGAGCATCTGCTGCCAAAACAGAGCAATGCACTTTAATAGAAGGCAAACCACCTAAAGCTTCTGCTGCATCTTTCCAGGTGATTTTTTTTGCTTCCTCTAAAGTTTTCCCTTTTACAAGGTCGGTTATAATTGAAGCAGTTGCAATATTGGAAGCACATCCATAAGATTGAAACTTAACATCAACAACTCTATTTGTTTTTGGGTCTATTTTTAGGTAGAGAGTAATCATATCACCACAGGCTGGACTGCCTTCGGTTACCTTTACATCTGCGTCTTCAATTACCCCTACGTTGTGTGGATTTTTGAAATGTTCTATTACAACTTTTGTATAAGGAATTGGCATATTAAGCACCTCCTAAAAGCGGACTTATTCTTCTTAGATCACTAACTATTTCTTTTAATTTTTCAATAGTAAAATCAATTTCCTCTTTAGTATTATATTTAGATAGAGAAAATCTTATTGAACCATGAGCGTCCTCGTGAGTTTTTCCCATTGCAAGTAATACATGGCTTGCTTGTAAATTCTTGCTATAACAAGCTGAGCCAGTTGTAACTGCAATTCCTTCAAAATCTAACCTTAAGGATATCGATTCTCCTTCGATGAACTTAAATGTAAAATTCACTATATGAGGTAAAGAATCAAGCCTATTGCC from Caldisericaceae bacterium includes the following:
- a CDS encoding iron-sulfur cluster assembly scaffold protein gives rise to the protein MPIPYTKVVIEHFKNPHNVGVIEDADVKVTEGSPACGDMITLYLKIDPKTNRVVDVKFQSYGCASNIATASIITDLVKGKTLEEAKKITWKDAAEALGGLPSIKVHCSVLAADALHSAVELYYEKNGLLKEKTPTTLEKVFERLSHVINPETGIDIVKSKLIDSISIDNGSITIILNLNENSQFSENIKEEIKERLQYLWDISEVKIIFNN